Proteins found in one Coffea eugenioides isolate CCC68of chromosome 5, Ceug_1.0, whole genome shotgun sequence genomic segment:
- the LOC113770515 gene encoding uncharacterized protein LOC113770515 produces MSQAIQSEGSNLTQVLPAKRKRGRPRKDQSLNRVGLARVPPGFEGIKENKSRKADKFDDKDNMVGQAVAGVVEASFDAGYLLTVRIGNSHTILRGVVFKPGHYVPVTSQNDVAPHVQMIQRSEVSLPLYNQMQSSNPSRERNDIHGSSSQIANMVVKKGISTSPTAGPSFPPVGSRGNVVPVVLQPLGPTNGPLPGNQVILDGSPSKGREVVTVEPLAMLRPDESASSSQFQVATNQQQPSQVQTSNQVRAGSVPIENGLYSEVVSVVGHREEAQEVKRTSVPTPGEPLTGSQGSSQSSETHVDNDKSSAGTSQMESDQEIGDVQLPSDLKPMNNHGKGRMTELLQALQENFDNQMPQAEPSAGSGADSQEKLNPETCGKDERTNE; encoded by the exons ATGAGCCAGGCTATCCAATCAGAGGGTTCTAACCTGACGCAGGTCCTACCTGCAAAACGAAAAAGGGGTCGCCCGAGGAAGGATCAGAGCCTAAATCGCGTGGGACTCGCTCGTGTTCCACCTGGTTTTGAAGGAATAAAAGAGAACAAATCCCGAAAAGCAGATAAATTTGATGACAAAGATAATATGGTTGGCCAGGCAGTTGCAGGGGTTGTTGAAGCCTCATTTGATGCTGGTTACTTGCTAACTGTCAGGATTGGCAACTCCCATACCATTTTGAGGGGAGTTGTTTTCAAGCCTGGGCATTATGTTCCTGTAACGTCACAGAATGACGTAGCTCCCCATGTTCAAATGATCCAAAGAAGCGAAGTCAGTCTCCCTTTGTATAACCAGATGCAGAGCAGCAACCCATCTAGAGAGAGGAATGACATTCATGGATCGTCATCCCAAATAGCTAACATGGTGGTCAAAAAAGGAATATCTACTTCTCCAACAGCAGGCCCTTCATTTCCTCCTGTAGGTTCCAGAGGTAATGTGGTTCCTGTTGTATTGCAACCTCTCGGTCCTACAAATGGACCACTACCTGGCAATCAAGTGATTCTGGATGGATCACCTTCAAAAGGTAGAGAGGTGGTGACTGTAGAACCATTGGCTATGTTACGACCAGATGAATCAGCATCCTCTAGCCAGTTTCAGGTTGCCACAAATCAACAGCAGCCTTCTCAAGTGCAAACTAGCAACCAAGTACGAGCAGGAAGTGTTCCGATTGAAAATGGATTGTACAGTGAAGTTGTATCTGTGGTTGGACACAGGGAAGAAGCTCAAGAAGTGAAGCGAACCAGTGTGCCGACACCAGGAGAACCACTTACGGGATCCCAAGGCTCTTCACAATCTTCAGAAACTCATGTTGATAATGATAAATCATCAGCTGGAACCTCTCAAATGGAGTCAGACCAAGAAATTGGCGATGTTCAGTTACCATCTGATCTTAAACCCATGAATAATCATGGCAAGGGCCGAATGACCGAGCTTTTACAG GCCTTGCAGGAAAATTTTGACAACCAGATGCCTCAAGCTGAACCATCCGCTGGATCTGGAGCAGACTCTCAAGAAAAGCTGAATCCAGAAACATGTGGAAAAGACGAGAGAACCAATGAATGA
- the LOC113772049 gene encoding 1-acyl-sn-glycerol-3-phosphate acyltransferase-like isoform X1 encodes MEISGIGSFLRNRRFGNYLEASFGVNFASPSKVAVKEEVEKKIQSVAFVEDDGIGAVLISWVRIVVCFVTMMFTTFIWALIMLVLFPWPYQRIRQGNIYGHLTGRLLMWILGNPIKIEGSECADEKVIYICNHASPIDIFLIMWLTPTGTVGVAKKEIIWYPLFGQLYFLANHLRIDRSNPSAAIQSMKEAAHTILKNNLSLIIFPEGTRSKSGRLLPFKKGFVHVALQTRRPIVPVVFTGTHRAWRKGSLHVRPAPLNVKYLPPIRTDDWTADKIEDYVKMVHDVYVKNLPESQRPMH; translated from the exons ATGGAGATTTCTGGAATTGGTTCATTTCTAAGGAATAGGAGGTTTGGGAACTACCTTGAAGCGAGTTTTGGGGTGAATTTTGCCTCACCGTCAAAAGTAGCTGTAAAGGAAGAGGTGGAAAAGAAGATACAATCTGTTGCTTTTGTGGAGGATGATGGAATAGGGGCTGTGTTGATTTCATGGGTTAGGATCGTTGTTTGTTTCGTGACAATGATGTTTACTACATTCATATGGGCCTTGATCATGCTGGTGCTTTTTCCGTGGCCTTACCAGAGGATCAGGCAGGGTAATATCTATGGTCATTTGACCGGCAGATTGCTG ATGTGGATCTTAGGGAATCCCATAAAGATTGAAGGTTCTGAATGTGCTGATGAAAAGGTGATTTATATCTGTAACCATGCCTCTCCAATCGACATTTTTCTTATAATGTGGTTGACACCTACTGGCACTGTTGGTGTTGCGAAAAAAGAG ATCATATGGTATCCACTCTTTGGACAGTTGTACTTTTTAGCCAATCATCTTCGGATAGACCGCTCCAATCCAAGTGCTGCCATTCAGTCCATGAAGGAG GCTGCGCATACAATTCTCAAGAATAATTTGTCTTTGATTATTTTCCCCGAAGGAACAAGGTCCAAAAGTGGGCGTCTGctaccatttaaaaag GGTTTTGTACATGTGGCTTTGCAAACCCGCCGGCCAATTGTTCCTGTTGTCTTTACAGGCACCCACAGGGCATGGAGGAAGGGGAGCTTGCACGTTAGGCCAGCGCCTCTGAACGTTAAGTATCTTCCTCCCATCAGAACAGATGATTGGACCGCAGACAAAATTGAGGACTACGTGAAAATGGTGCATGATGTTTATGTCAAAAACCTCCCAGAATCTCAAAGGCCCATGCATTAG
- the LOC113772049 gene encoding 1-acyl-sn-glycerol-3-phosphate acyltransferase-like isoform X2 gives MEISGIGSFLRNRRFGNYLEASFGVNFASPSKVAVKEEVEKKIQSVAFVEDDGIGAVLISWVRIVVCFVTMMFTTFIWALIMLVLFPWPYQRIRQGNIYGHLTGRLLIIWYPLFGQLYFLANHLRIDRSNPSAAIQSMKEAAHTILKNNLSLIIFPEGTRSKSGRLLPFKKGFVHVALQTRRPIVPVVFTGTHRAWRKGSLHVRPAPLNVKYLPPIRTDDWTADKIEDYVKMVHDVYVKNLPESQRPMH, from the exons ATGGAGATTTCTGGAATTGGTTCATTTCTAAGGAATAGGAGGTTTGGGAACTACCTTGAAGCGAGTTTTGGGGTGAATTTTGCCTCACCGTCAAAAGTAGCTGTAAAGGAAGAGGTGGAAAAGAAGATACAATCTGTTGCTTTTGTGGAGGATGATGGAATAGGGGCTGTGTTGATTTCATGGGTTAGGATCGTTGTTTGTTTCGTGACAATGATGTTTACTACATTCATATGGGCCTTGATCATGCTGGTGCTTTTTCCGTGGCCTTACCAGAGGATCAGGCAGGGTAATATCTATGGTCATTTGACCGGCAGATTGCTG ATCATATGGTATCCACTCTTTGGACAGTTGTACTTTTTAGCCAATCATCTTCGGATAGACCGCTCCAATCCAAGTGCTGCCATTCAGTCCATGAAGGAG GCTGCGCATACAATTCTCAAGAATAATTTGTCTTTGATTATTTTCCCCGAAGGAACAAGGTCCAAAAGTGGGCGTCTGctaccatttaaaaag GGTTTTGTACATGTGGCTTTGCAAACCCGCCGGCCAATTGTTCCTGTTGTCTTTACAGGCACCCACAGGGCATGGAGGAAGGGGAGCTTGCACGTTAGGCCAGCGCCTCTGAACGTTAAGTATCTTCCTCCCATCAGAACAGATGATTGGACCGCAGACAAAATTGAGGACTACGTGAAAATGGTGCATGATGTTTATGTCAAAAACCTCCCAGAATCTCAAAGGCCCATGCATTAG
- the LOC113772385 gene encoding uncharacterized protein LOC113772385 — MGNCIVKESSTQWGGDDWGCLSTLPSEAQKTVFSGGAGQDNNRLYMKKKPTKMEEQSFLRGKQGAKSFPSSTTAGTEVKIKITKKQLEELLSKVDVQGKPVKEVLTQLLNLSDHGNETHHPSSWRPALQSIPEAEVY; from the coding sequence ATGGGAAACTGTATTGTCAAAGAATCATCCACACAATGGGGAGGGGATGATTGGGGCTGTCTGTCGACGTTGCCATCAGAGGCCCAAAAAACCGTGTTTTCTGGTGGGGCTGGCCAAGACAACAACAGGTTGTATATGAAGAAGAAGCCAACAAAAATGGAGGAACAGAGTTTTCTTAGAGGGAAGCAGGGGGCTAAATCTTTTCCTTCGTCTACCACAGCAGGGACAGAGGTGAAGATCAAGATCACGAAGAAGCAGTTGGAGGAACTTCTGAGTAAGGTGGATGTGCAGGGGAAACCGGTGAAAGAGGTTTTAACACAGTTGCTCAACCTTAGTGATCATGGAAATGAGACGCATCATCCAAGCTCCTGGAGGCCTGCCCTGCAAAGCATACCAGAAGCTGAGGTGTATTGA
- the LOC113770098 gene encoding uncharacterized protein LOC113770098, with translation MKITAGEKELQQGPSSTPFNPFQSSDLLEKPSKSSKPHRRKSRGSGNGVRLRKDSGGKRSSRPETPLLRWKFDEVGVEDENELCKQEKSQPEAARNNGRKVRAVVSARKLAAGIWRMQLPEVSTGGGEQLGFQSGDNYVGVPFHGYDNCKVHDCTTKDLVRSPQSVTGPRNGFSSKAESSFQLSNSAMEGATKWDPVGWKTSNEVKQIFGQQKQFDQEARASAAISALETQLEQARSQIHELEMERRTSKKKLEHFLKKLSEEKAAWRSREHEKVRVIIDDIKADLSRERKNRQRLEIVNSKLVNELAETKLSAKCYMQDYEKERKARELIEEVCDELAKEIGEDKAEVEALKREALKLREEVDEERKMLQMAEVWREERVQMKLIDAKVALEERYSDMNRLIAELESFLSSRGAIRDSEEIRMAELLRQAATSLNIKDVSEFTYESPNPDDIFSVFEDVNYGEPNERQIEPCVAYSPASHASKIRTVSPEINAFKKDIMQRHSNVFVDRSGTLEDEGSEWETVSHPEDQDSSYSPDGSDPSVDKDHQDSNVSRTCTEWEANVCDGTPITEISEVCSVPTRQLKKVSSISRLWRSYPSNSDNYKIISVEGMNGRLSNGRLSNGALISSDCGSGKDGLSPPDMAGQWSSPEPGNPHITKGMKGCIEWPRSAQKNSLKSKLLEARMESQKVQLRHVLKQKI, from the exons ATGAAGATTACAGCCGGCGAGAAGGAGCTCCAGCAGGGTCCATCTTCGACACCATTCAACCCTTTTCAAAGTTCCGATCTTTTAGAAAAACCCAGTAAGTCTAGCAAGCCACATCGTAGGAAAAGTAGGGGTTCCGGCAATGGAGTTCGGCTGAGAAAAGACTCTGGAGGAAAGAGAAGCAGCAGACCGGAGACCCCTTTACTCCGATGGAAGTTTGATGAAGTTGGTGTTGAAGATGAAAATGAACTTTGTAAGCAGGAAAAGTCGCAGCCAGAGGCTGCTCGGAACAATGGCCGGAAAGTTAGAGCTGTGGTTTCGGCTAGGAAGCTTGCTGCTGGGATTTGGAGAATGCAATTGCCGGAGGTTTCTACAGGCGGCGGTGAACAGTTAGGGTTCCAG TCTGGAGATAATTACGTCGGGGTCCCCTTCCATGGTTATGATAATTGCAAAGTGCATGATTGTACAACGAAGGATCTGGTGCGAAGTCCCCAGTCCGTTACTGGTCCAAGAAATGGGTTTTCCTCTAAG GCTGAATCCTCATTTCAACTCTCCAACTCTGCAATGGAAGGTGCAACGAAATGGGATCCTGTTGGCTGGAAAACATCCAATGAAGTAAAACAGATATTTGGGCAGCAAAAGCAGTTTGACCAGGAAGCAAGAGCTTCAGCAGCTATATCTGCCCTAGAGACACAACTTGAGCAGGCTCGATCACAGATTCATGAACTTGAAATGGAGAGACGGACGTCAAAAAAGAAACTTGAACATTTTCTGAAGAAACTCAGTGAAGAAAAGGCTGCATGGCGTAGCAGAGAACATGAGAAAGTTCGTGTAATTATTGATGACATCAAAGCTGACTTGAGCAGAGAGAGGAAAAATCGCCAAAGACTGGAAATTGTGAACTCCAAGCTGGTTAACGAGTTGGCTGAGACCAAGTTATCGGCGAAGTGTTATATGCAGGACTATGAGAAAGAGCGCAAGGCCAGAGAATTGATAGAGGAAGTATGTGATGAACTAGCTAAGGAAATTGGAGAAGACAAGGCTGAAGTTGAAGCATTGAAGAGGGAAGCTCTGAAGCTCAGGGAGGAAGTCGATGAAGAGAGAAAAATGTTGCAGATGGCTGAGGTCTGGCGGGAGGAACGGGTTCAGATGAAACTGATAGATGCAAAGGTGGCACTTGAAGAGCGGTACAGTGACATGAATAGGCTAATAGCAGAACTGGAGTCATTTCTGAGTTCAAGAGGTGCAATCCGAGATTCTGAGGAGATAAGAATGGCAGAGCTCCTTCGACAGGCTGCTACCTCTCTGAATATTAAGGATGTCAGTGAGTTCACATATGAGTCCCCAAATCCGGATGATATATTCTCTGTATTTGAAGATGTTAATTACGGTGAACCCAATGAGAGACAGATTGAACCATGTGTTGCATATAGTCCTGCCAGTCATGCTTCGAAGATTCGTACAGTGAGTCCTGAAATTAATGCGTTTAAAAAAGACATTATGCAGAGACATTCTAACGTGTTTGTCGATCGGAGTGGCACGCTGGAAGACGAGGGAAGTGAATGGGAAACTGTGAGCCATCCTGAGGATCAGGACTCTAGTTATTCACCAGATGGAAGTGATCCATCTGTTGATAAAGATCACCAAGACAGTAATGTGTCTAGAACTTGTACAGAATGGGAAGCAAATGTTTGTGATGGGACACCAATCACAGAGATCAGTGAAGTCTGCTCTGTACCTACTAGGCAACTGAAGAAGGTGTCCTCCATTTCTAGGCTCTGGAGATCATACCCAAGCAATAGTGATAATTACAAAATCATATCCGTGGAGGGAATGAACGGAAGACTTTCCAATGGAAGGCTTTCAAATGGGGCTTTGATTTCTTCAGACTGTGGTTCAGGTAAAGATGGGCTCAGTCCACCAGACATGGCTGGACAATGGAGTTCACCTGAACCGGGAAATCCACACATAACCAAAGGCATGAAAGGGTGCATTGAGTGGCCACGCAGTGCACAGAAGAATAGTCTGAAATCAAAACTTCTGGAGGCCAGGATGGAAAGTCAAAAAGTACAGTTGCGGCATGTTCTAAAGCAGAAGATATAG